The Bacillus zhangzhouensis region GTCCACCATTCCCATTCGTGACGGTTTAATCATTAATAAAGAAGACGGTGAAAATCACTGGATGATCGAGGCACTCATTCCAAAGAAACATAGACAGGTGTTTGAGGTACTCTTTCAGCAGCACACAGAAGTGAAGATTCTTGTAACGATCACTAAAGAAAACAACCGCCCTGTTCATCTATCTGTCCAAGTCAAAAACATCGTTGCCTTAGAAGAAAACATTTCTGTGTTACTAGATGGTAAAATGATTACAAATCGTTACAGAACAGAAACTGAAGAAGTATTAAAAGACCTCGTCAAAGAGGGGCTGTCAGGAGAAAAACTACTGGATGCTTTTAAACAAAACACATAAAAAAGAGCGGGCGCAGCCGCTCTTTTTCTATTGCATATCTTTAGACTGGCTTTGATTTTTCAATAAATCTCTAATTTCGGTTAGCAAAAC contains the following coding sequences:
- a CDS encoding YwpF-like family protein, which encodes MKTFRLIDLKIELDPEQDKMSTIPIRDGLIINKEDGENHWMIEALIPKKHRQVFEVLFQQHTEVKILVTITKENNRPVHLSVQVKNIVALEENISVLLDGKMITNRYRTETEEVLKDLVKEGLSGEKLLDAFKQNT